The Balearica regulorum gibbericeps isolate bBalReg1 chromosome 5, bBalReg1.pri, whole genome shotgun sequence genome window below encodes:
- the LOC104641330 gene encoding LOW QUALITY PROTEIN: ciliary microtubule associated protein 1A (The sequence of the model RefSeq protein was modified relative to this genomic sequence to represent the inferred CDS: inserted 1 base in 1 codon) → MDGAYVGTWRPHRPQGPIMAQFTSLGPRHSVPGTTGKTTISRGGYRDHNPTKTKAPAYTFPRAKPPMADSCSPGPRYYVQPSITRNRKYVAPAEHICGLPKVKTEITPGPREGRGNKANKYLNKCTLVQSVAFQSKVVISDQAPGPGTYTLPRLVGPNTAYTHASLCYSMKGKSKHNGFAEDLSKTPGPAAFPKMELDVYKXKAPTYTMGTKSRLGGDKTVKPGLGKLAVKGRFGFPKDREQDHVGKKDG, encoded by the exons ATGGATGGAGCCTACGTGGGCACCTGGAGGCCTCATCGCCCACAAGGCCCCATCATGGCCCAGTTCACCAGCCTGGGACCCAGGCACTCAGTCCCTGGGACAACAGGGAAAACCACCATTTCAAGGGGGG gctaccgGGATCACAAtcccaccaaaaccaaagccCCTGCCTACACCTTTCCAAGGGCCAAACCACCCATGGCAGACAGCTGCTCTCCGGGTCCTCGTTACTACGTCCAGCCCTCCATCACCAGGAACAGGAAGTACGTGGCTCCAGCAGAGCACATCTGCGGGCTTCCCAAGGTGAAGACTGAGATCACTCCTGGGCCAAGGGA GGGCAGAGGCAACAAGGCCAACAAGTACCTCAACAAATGCACGCTGGTGCAGTCCGTTGCCTTCCAGAGCAAGGTCGTCATCTCTGACCAAGCTCCGG GTCCTGGCACCTACACCTTGCCTAGGCTGGTGGGACCCAACACAGCCTACACCCACGCCAGCCTGTGCTACTCCATGAAAGGGAAGAGTAAGCACAACGGCTTTGCTGAAGACCTCTCCAAG ACGCCAGGTCCTGCTGCATTCCCCAAGATGGAACTGGATGTCTACA AAAAGGCTCCCACATACACAATGGGAACCAAAAGTAGACTCGGAGGTGACAAAACAGTAAAGCCGGGGCTGGGAAAG CTAGCTGTGAAGGGAAGATTTGGATTTCCAAAAGACCGAGAGCAGGATCATGTGGGCAAAAAAGATGGCTAG